From Oryzias melastigma strain HK-1 linkage group LG15, ASM292280v2, whole genome shotgun sequence, one genomic window encodes:
- the anxa11a gene encoding annexin A11a, whose product MSYPGYPSQMGGYPPQPGAYPPQPGAYPPQAGGYPPQPGAYPPQPSYPPQPGVYPPQSGGYPPQPGAYPPQAGGYPAQPGGYPQAPPPGSWGGGPVGGYPSIGMDQLSNPGYMPGGPMPPNQAPAMGYPGQPAQPMPGYPRAPSPNPSMPGYGMAPAPMPGYPSAPSAIPSMPAYGGGAMPVAPVTKGFRGTITDFPGADPLKDVEVLRKAMKGFGTDEQAIIDLLGSRSNKQRVPLLRAYKTSYGKDLIKDLHSELSGDFRKLVMATLKTPAEFDASEIHSAIKGAGTDEACLIEILSSRSNAEIKEISRIYKQEYKKTLEDSISGDTSGHFRRLLISLAQGNRDEREAVDVSLAKQDAQALYAAGENKLGTDESKFNAILCARSKGHLRAVFYEYQQMCGRDIEKSISREMSGDLESGMLAVVKCIKNTPAYFAERLYKAMKGAGTKDRTLIRIMVSRSEVDLLDIRKEFLKNYGKSLYTAISGDTSGDYKKLLLKFCGGSD is encoded by the exons ATGAGTTACCCAGGATACCCCTCTCAGATGGGTGGATATCCACCACAGCCTGGGGCGTACCCTCCCCAACCGGGGGCTTATCCACCTCAGGCAGGTGGATACCCACCACAGCCTGGAGCATACCCACCTCAACCATCTTACCCGCCTCAGCCTGGAGTTTACCCTCCTCAGAGTGGGGGTTATCCTCCCCAACCTGGTGCTTACCCTCCACAGGCTGGAGGCTACCCGGCACAGCCTGGGGGTTATCCACAAGCACCACCTCCAG gaaGTTGGGGAGGAGGCCCTGTAGGTGGATATCCATCTATTGGAATGGACCAGCTATCCAACCCTGGCTACATG CCAGGAGGACCCATGCCCCCAAACCAAGCGCCTGCTATGGGATACCCCGGCCAGCCCGCCCAGCCGATGCCTGGATACCCCAGGGCACCGTCACCCAATCCATCTATGCCTGGTTATGGCATGGCCCCAGCACCGATGCCAGGGTACCCAAGTGCCCCGTCTGCCATTCCGTCCATGCCAGCCTATGGGGGAGGGGCCATGCCAGTCGCTCCTGTAACT AAAGGATTCAGGGGAACCATCACTGACTTTCCTGGAGCAGATCCTCTTAAAGATGTGGAGGTTCTGAGGAAGGCCATGAAGGGCTTTG GAACTGATGAGCAAGCCATAATTGACTTGCTGGGGAGTCGGTCCAATAAGCAGCGTGTACCATTGCTCCGAGCCTACAAAACTTCATACGGGAAG GACCTGATCAAGGATCTTCATTCAGAATTGTCCGGAGACTTTAGGAAGCTGGTCATGGCCACGTTAAAGACCCCTGCTGAGTTTGATGCGTCTGAAATTCACAGTGCCATTAAG GGAGCAGGTACTGATGAGGCCTGTCTGATAGAGATCCTGTCCTCTCGCTCCAATGCTGAAATTAAAGAGATAAGTCGGATTTATAAACAAG AGTATAAAAAAACCTTGGAAGACTCAATTAGTGGGGACACCTCAGGGCACTTTCGCAGGCTCTTGATCTCTCTTGCTCAG GGAAACCGGGATGAACGAGAGGCAGTTGATGTCTCCCTTGCTAAACAGGACGCTCAG gcCCTGTATGCTGCTGGAGAAAACAAACTGGGAACAGACGAGTCCAAATTTAACGCTATCTTATGCGCAAGAAGCAAAGGTCATCTCAGAGCAG tGTTTTATGAATACCAGCAGATGTGTGGAAGGGACATTGAGAAGAGTATCAGCAGAGAGATGTCTGGAGACCTTGAGAGTGGCATGTTAGCAGTTG TGAAGTGCATTAAGAACACTCCTGCCTACTTCGCTGAGAGACTTTATAAAGCAATGAAG GGAGCTGGGACTAAAGACAGAACCCTGATCCGGATCATGGTTTCCCGCTCAGAGGTTGACCTGCTGGATATCCGGAAGGAATTTCTCAAAAATTATGGCAAATCTCTGTACACGGCAATTTCT ggaGACACATCAGGAGACTACAAGAAACTTCTGCTGAAGTTCTGCGGTGGCAGTGACTGA